In a single window of the Bacillus mycoides genome:
- a CDS encoding class I SAM-dependent methyltransferase, producing the protein MADHYFSNDPSSKSDRKRWEVTLRESRFTFLSDHGVFSKNEVDFGSRLLIEAFQMPDVKGNVLDVGCGYGPIGLSLAKEFQNREIHMVDVNERALGLAKENAANNRIENIRILQSSVYENVDGKYAVILSNPPIRAGKDIVHEILEKAVEYLVSGGELWIVIQKKQGAPSAMKKLEEVFSEVEVVEKKKGYYIIKSKKR; encoded by the coding sequence ATGGCAGACCATTATTTTTCTAACGACCCTTCTAGTAAAAGTGATCGTAAACGATGGGAAGTTACACTTCGTGAATCTCGATTTACTTTTTTATCTGACCATGGGGTGTTCTCGAAAAACGAAGTGGACTTTGGTTCTCGTCTTTTAATTGAAGCGTTTCAAATGCCAGATGTTAAAGGTAATGTGTTAGACGTAGGATGTGGGTACGGTCCAATCGGTTTGTCGTTAGCGAAAGAGTTTCAAAATCGTGAAATTCACATGGTGGATGTGAATGAAAGGGCCTTGGGACTTGCAAAAGAAAATGCCGCTAATAACAGAATTGAAAATATACGTATTTTGCAAAGTAGTGTCTATGAAAATGTAGATGGCAAGTATGCTGTTATTCTATCTAATCCTCCAATTCGTGCTGGTAAAGATATCGTGCATGAGATTTTAGAAAAGGCTGTGGAGTATTTAGTTTCAGGTGGAGAATTGTGGATTGTTATTCAAAAGAAACAAGGTGCGCCATCTGCGATGAAAAAACTAGAAGAAGTATTTTCTGAAGTTGAAGTTGTAGAAAAGAAAAAAGGATATTATATCATAAAATCAAAAAAGCGTTGA
- the rplL gene encoding 50S ribosomal protein L7/L12: MTKEQIIEAVKSMTVLELNDLVKAIEEEFGVTAAAPVAVAGGAGEAAAEQTEFDVVLASAGAQKIKVIKAVREITGLGLKEAKELVDNTPKAIKEGVTKEEAEEMKAKLEEVGAAVEVK, translated from the coding sequence ATGACTAAAGAACAAATCATTGAAGCAGTTAAATCTATGACTGTATTAGAACTTAACGACTTAGTAAAAGCTATCGAGGAAGAATTCGGCGTAACTGCTGCTGCTCCTGTAGCTGTAGCTGGTGGCGCTGGTGAAGCTGCTGCTGAGCAAACTGAATTTGACGTAGTACTTGCAAGTGCTGGCGCTCAAAAAATCAAAGTTATCAAAGCTGTACGTGAAATCACTGGTCTTGGCTTAAAAGAAGCTAAAGAATTAGTTGACAACACTCCAAAAGCAATCAAAGAAGGCGTTACTAAAGAGGAAGCTGAAGAAATGAAAGCTAAACTTGAAGAAGTTGGCGCTGCTGTAGAAGTTAAGTAA
- the rplJ gene encoding 50S ribosomal protein L10, protein MSKVIETKQQVVTEIAEKLRASKSTIVVDYRGLTVSEATELRKNLREAGVEFKVYKNSLTRRAAESAEMAELNEFLTGPNAIAFSNEDVVAPAKVLNDFAKNHEALEIKAGVIEGKLVTLDEVKAIATLPSREGLLSMLLSVLQAPIRNLALATKAVADQKEEQGA, encoded by the coding sequence ATGAGCAAAGTAATCGAAACTAAACAACAAGTTGTAACTGAAATCGCTGAAAAACTTCGCGCGAGTAAATCTACAATTGTTGTTGACTACCGTGGTTTAACAGTTTCTGAAGCAACAGAATTACGTAAAAACTTACGTGAAGCTGGCGTTGAGTTCAAAGTTTACAAAAACTCTTTAACTCGTCGTGCTGCAGAGTCTGCTGAAATGGCTGAGTTAAACGAATTCTTAACAGGACCAAACGCAATCGCGTTCAGTAACGAGGATGTAGTTGCTCCTGCGAAAGTATTAAACGACTTCGCTAAAAATCATGAAGCTTTAGAAATTAAAGCGGGCGTAATCGAAGGTAAACTTGTAACACTTGATGAGGTTAAAGCTATCGCTACTCTTCCATCACGTGAAGGCTTACTTTCTATGCTTCTTAGCGTTCTTCAAGCTCCAATCCGTAACCTTGCACTTGCTACTAAAGCAGTTGCAGATCAAAAGGAAGAGCAAGGCGCTTAA
- the rplA gene encoding 50S ribosomal protein L1, whose amino-acid sequence MAKRGKKYVEAAKLVDRASAYSATEAVELVKKTNTAKFDATVEAAFRLGVDPKKADQQIRGAVVLPHGTGKVQRVLVFAKGEKAKEAEAAGAEFVGDADYIGKIQKGWFDFDVVVATPDMMGEVGKLGRVLGPKGLMPNPKTGTVTFDVTKAVNEIKAGKVEYRVDKAGNIHVPIGKVSFEDAKLVENFKTIADTLQKAKPAAAKGTYMKNATVASTMGPGVRVDVSTLA is encoded by the coding sequence ATGGCTAAAAGAGGTAAAAAGTACGTTGAAGCTGCGAAGCTTGTTGATCGTGCATCTGCTTACTCTGCAACAGAAGCAGTAGAATTAGTAAAGAAAACAAACACAGCTAAATTTGATGCAACTGTAGAAGCTGCATTCCGTTTAGGTGTTGACCCTAAGAAAGCTGACCAACAAATTCGTGGTGCAGTTGTTCTTCCACACGGTACTGGTAAAGTACAACGTGTATTAGTATTCGCTAAAGGCGAAAAAGCAAAAGAAGCTGAAGCTGCTGGCGCTGAATTCGTAGGCGATGCTGATTACATCGGTAAAATCCAAAAAGGTTGGTTCGATTTCGATGTAGTAGTAGCAACTCCTGACATGATGGGTGAAGTTGGTAAACTTGGTCGTGTATTAGGACCTAAAGGTTTAATGCCAAACCCTAAAACTGGAACAGTTACTTTCGATGTAACTAAAGCTGTTAACGAAATCAAAGCTGGTAAAGTTGAATACCGCGTTGATAAAGCTGGTAACATCCACGTTCCAATCGGTAAAGTATCTTTCGAAGATGCTAAATTAGTAGAAAACTTCAAAACAATTGCTGACACGCTACAAAAAGCTAAGCCAGCTGCTGCAAAAGGTACTTACATGAAGAACGCAACTGTTGCTTCTACAATGGGACCTGGCGTACGCGTAGACGTTTCTACACTTGCGTAA
- the rplK gene encoding 50S ribosomal protein L11, with protein sequence MAKKVIKMVKLQIPAGKANPAPPVGPALGQAGVNIMGFCKEFNARTADQAGLIIPVEITVFEDRSFTFITKTPPAAVLLKKVAGIESGSGEPNRNKVATVKRDKVREIAETKMPDLNAASVEAAMRMVEGTARSMGIVIED encoded by the coding sequence GTGGCTAAAAAGGTAATTAAAATGGTAAAACTTCAGATTCCTGCAGGTAAAGCTAATCCAGCTCCGCCGGTTGGTCCAGCATTAGGACAAGCAGGTGTTAACATCATGGGCTTCTGTAAAGAGTTTAACGCTCGTACAGCTGATCAAGCTGGTCTTATCATCCCTGTTGAAATTACGGTATTTGAAGACCGTTCATTCACTTTCATTACTAAAACTCCTCCTGCTGCTGTTCTTCTTAAGAAAGTAGCTGGTATTGAGTCTGGTTCTGGTGAACCAAACCGTAATAAAGTGGCAACTGTTAAGCGTGATAAAGTACGCGAAATCGCTGAAACTAAAATGCCTGACCTAAACGCTGCTAGCGTAGAAGCTGCAATGCGTATGGTTGAAGGTACTGCGCGCAGTATGGGCATCGTTATCGAAGACTAA
- the nusG gene encoding transcription termination/antitermination protein NusG, whose translation MEKSWYVVHTYSGYENKVKANLEKRVESMGMQDKIFRVVVPEEVEVEMKNGKEKITKRKVFPGYVLVELIMTDDSWYVVRNTPGVTGFVGSSGSGSKPSPLLEEEVVTIMKHMGMDNEVVDFEFELHETVRVNEGPFADYTGAIEEIDVEKKKVSVLVDMFGRETPVELDFHQIEKL comes from the coding sequence ATGGAAAAAAGTTGGTATGTTGTCCATACTTATTCTGGATATGAAAATAAAGTAAAAGCAAACCTAGAGAAACGTGTAGAATCAATGGGTATGCAAGATAAAATTTTCCGTGTTGTTGTCCCGGAAGAAGTAGAAGTAGAAATGAAAAATGGTAAAGAAAAAATAACGAAAAGAAAAGTGTTCCCAGGTTACGTATTAGTAGAACTAATCATGACTGACGATTCTTGGTATGTTGTTCGTAATACGCCAGGTGTAACAGGCTTTGTCGGTTCTTCTGGTTCAGGATCTAAACCATCGCCTCTATTAGAAGAGGAAGTTGTTACCATCATGAAGCATATGGGAATGGACAATGAAGTGGTTGATTTCGAATTTGAACTTCATGAAACAGTGCGTGTAAATGAGGGGCCATTCGCGGATTATACAGGTGCGATTGAAGAAATTGATGTGGAAAAGAAAAAAGTTAGCGTGCTTGTAGACATGTTCGGTCGCGAGACTCCGGTTGAACTTGATTTCCATCAAATTGAAAAATTATAA
- the secE gene encoding preprotein translocase subunit SecE, translated as MRLTNFFGDVGREMKKVSWPKKDELLRSTTTVIATVVFFAIFFAVVDMGISSLIRLILG; from the coding sequence ATGCGTTTAACGAACTTTTTCGGCGATGTAGGTCGCGAAATGAAAAAAGTAAGTTGGCCTAAAAAAGATGAATTACTCCGATCAACAACGACTGTTATCGCGACAGTTGTGTTCTTTGCGATTTTCTTCGCAGTGGTTGATATGGGCATTTCTTCTTTAATTCGGTTAATTCTTGGTTAA
- the rpmG gene encoding 50S ribosomal protein L33 has product MRKKVVLSCEECKNRNYSTMKDTSSVERLEIKKFCKTCNKHTVHKETK; this is encoded by the coding sequence ATGAGGAAAAAAGTTGTACTCTCATGTGAAGAGTGTAAAAATCGAAACTACTCTACGATGAAAGATACGAGCTCAGTAGAGCGACTTGAGATAAAGAAGTTTTGTAAAACATGCAATAAGCATACAGTTCACAAAGAAACAAAATAA
- a CDS encoding RNA polymerase sporulation sigma factor SigH, with product MEAGFVSVGDVTFRDLEDEAIVELVRKGNTDALEYLIHKYKNFVRAKSRSYFLVGADREDIVQEGMIGLFKAIRDYKGDKLSSFKAFAELCITRQIITAIKTATRQKHIPLNSYVSLDKPIYDEESDRTLLDVISESKVTDPEEMIISQEEYTDIESKISELLSDLERKVLSLYLDGRSYQEISEQLNRHVKSIDNALQRVKRKLERYMEMRESTTLNS from the coding sequence GTGGAAGCAGGCTTCGTAAGTGTAGGCGACGTTACATTTCGTGATTTAGAGGATGAGGCAATCGTTGAGTTAGTTCGAAAAGGTAATACTGACGCTCTAGAATATTTAATTCACAAATATAAGAACTTTGTTCGCGCGAAATCAAGATCTTATTTCTTAGTGGGTGCCGATCGAGAAGATATTGTTCAAGAAGGCATGATTGGATTGTTTAAAGCTATTCGTGATTATAAAGGGGACAAGCTGTCTTCGTTCAAAGCATTTGCTGAACTGTGTATCACTCGACAAATTATTACCGCTATTAAAACAGCAACAAGGCAAAAACATATTCCGTTAAATTCGTATGTGTCTTTAGACAAGCCAATTTACGATGAGGAATCTGATCGAACATTATTAGATGTTATTTCGGAATCGAAAGTAACTGATCCAGAAGAGATGATTATAAGTCAGGAAGAATATACAGACATAGAATCTAAAATATCTGAATTATTAAGCGATTTAGAAAGAAAAGTGCTCTCTTTATACTTAGATGGTCGTTCCTATCAAGAAATTTCAGAACAGTTAAACAGGCACGTGAAATCTATTGATAACGCATTGCAGCGTGTAAAAAGGAAATTAGAAAGATATATGGAGATGAGAGAGAGCACAACTTTAAATTCATAG
- a CDS encoding NYN domain-containing protein — protein MNDILIVDGYNIIGAWGDLKKLRDVDLQSSRDALIDKMADYQGYTGTKVMIVFDAYTVYGIEKKMKQSRVEVIFTRKNQTADEKIEQLAIELRNVNTQIYVATSDYTEQWIIFAQGALRKSARELELEVQAMEQQVRRCTKDTKEKQPAMRKIFSEDITEKLEKLRRGER, from the coding sequence ATGAACGATATTTTAATCGTTGACGGTTACAACATTATCGGGGCTTGGGGAGACTTGAAGAAACTGCGGGATGTAGATTTACAGTCATCAAGAGACGCACTTATTGATAAGATGGCGGATTATCAAGGCTATACAGGCACAAAGGTAATGATTGTCTTTGATGCCTATACAGTCTATGGTATTGAAAAAAAGATGAAACAATCACGGGTGGAAGTAATATTCACGAGAAAAAATCAAACTGCAGATGAAAAGATAGAACAACTTGCGATTGAGCTTAGAAATGTAAATACACAAATATACGTTGCAACTTCGGATTATACGGAGCAATGGATTATATTTGCGCAAGGTGCACTTCGAAAATCTGCGCGTGAATTAGAGTTAGAAGTGCAAGCGATGGAACAACAAGTAAGAAGGTGTACAAAAGACACGAAAGAAAAGCAACCCGCCATGCGAAAGATATTTAGTGAAGATATTACAGAAAAATTAGAAAAATTAAGAAGAGGAGAGCGTTGA
- the rlmB gene encoding 23S rRNA (guanosine(2251)-2'-O)-methyltransferase RlmB gives MSSEYIIGRNPVIEALRAGRDINKILVAEGAAKGQVQIVLALAKENKVILQHAPKKKLDQLVEGNHQGVIAQVAAYQYAELEDLFKLAEKRNEDPFFLILDEIEDPHNLGSIMRTADATGAHGVIIPKRRAVGLTASVAKASTGAIEYIPVARVTNLSRTIDELKERGLWIAGTDAKGKTDYRNLDGNMPIGLVIGSEGKGMSRIIGEKCDFLITLPMVGKVTSLNASVAASLLMYEVYRKRHEIGK, from the coding sequence ATGAGTAGTGAATATATTATCGGACGTAACCCTGTAATTGAAGCTTTAAGAGCGGGGCGAGATATTAATAAAATTTTGGTAGCGGAAGGTGCTGCCAAAGGACAAGTGCAAATTGTACTAGCATTAGCAAAAGAGAATAAGGTTATCTTGCAACACGCACCAAAGAAGAAATTAGATCAATTGGTTGAGGGTAATCATCAAGGTGTAATTGCTCAAGTAGCTGCATATCAATATGCTGAGTTAGAGGATTTGTTTAAATTAGCAGAAAAACGCAATGAAGATCCGTTCTTCTTAATTTTAGATGAAATTGAAGACCCACATAACTTAGGCTCTATTATGCGTACTGCGGATGCAACAGGGGCTCATGGGGTTATTATTCCAAAAAGAAGAGCGGTGGGGCTTACAGCGTCAGTTGCGAAAGCGTCGACTGGGGCAATTGAATATATTCCTGTTGCACGTGTAACAAACTTATCGCGTACAATTGATGAATTAAAAGAACGTGGACTTTGGATTGCTGGTACAGATGCCAAAGGGAAAACAGATTATCGTAATTTAGATGGTAATATGCCAATCGGACTAGTAATTGGTAGTGAAGGAAAAGGTATGAGTCGTATTATTGGTGAAAAGTGTGATTTCCTAATTACTTTACCGATGGTCGGTAAAGTTACATCCTTAAATGCTTCAGTAGCCGCAAGTTTGTTAATGTATGAGGTATATCGTAAACGTCACGAAATTGGTAAATAA
- a CDS encoding Mini-ribonuclease 3, translating to MIDAKQLNSLALAYMGDAVYEQYIRYHLLQKGKVRPNQLHRLGTSFVSAKAQAKVVYHLLETAFLTEEEEAVLRRGRNANSGTVPKNTDVQTYRHSTAFEALIGYHHLLNNRERLDEIVYKAIDVLEEKEGSTSS from the coding sequence ATGATTGATGCAAAGCAATTAAACAGCTTAGCTTTAGCATATATGGGTGATGCGGTATATGAGCAATATATCCGCTATCACCTCCTTCAAAAGGGGAAAGTTCGCCCTAATCAATTACATCGCTTAGGGACGAGCTTTGTTTCGGCAAAAGCACAGGCGAAAGTTGTTTATCATTTATTAGAAACGGCATTTTTGACAGAAGAGGAAGAGGCGGTATTAAGAAGAGGGCGTAATGCGAATTCGGGTACTGTTCCAAAAAATACAGATGTACAAACATATCGACACAGTACAGCCTTTGAAGCGCTAATCGGTTATCATCACTTGTTGAATAATCGTGAAAGATTGGACGAGATTGTATATAAGGCGATTGACGTTTTGGAAGAAAAGGAAGGGAGCACATCATCATGA
- the cysS gene encoding cysteine--tRNA ligase — translation MTIHIYNTLTRQKEEFMPLEENKVKMYVCGPTVYNYIHIGNARPPMVFDTVRRYLEYKGYDVQYVSNFTDVDDKLIKAANELGEDVPTIADRFVEAYFEDVTALGCKHATVHPRVTENMDIIIEFIQELVNKGYAYESEGDVYFKTKEFEGYGKLSHQPIADLRHGARIEVGEKKQDPLDFALWKAAKEGEIFWESPWGKGRPGWHIECSAMARKYLGDTIDIHAGGQDLAFPHHENEIAQSEALTGKTFARYWMHNGYININNEKMSKSLGNFILVHDIIKQYDPQLIRFFMLSVHYRHPINFSEDLLQSTNNGLERIKTAYGNLKHRMESSTDLTDHNEKWLAEMEKFQVAFEEAMDDDFNTANAITELYNVANHANQYLLEEHTSKVVIEAYVKQLETLFSILGLELAQEELLDEEIEALIQKRIEARQNRDFALSDQIRDDLKGRNIILEDTAQGTRWKRG, via the coding sequence ATGACTATTCACATTTATAATACGTTAACGCGTCAAAAAGAAGAGTTTATGCCATTAGAAGAAAATAAGGTAAAGATGTATGTGTGCGGACCTACAGTGTATAACTACATTCACATTGGGAATGCAAGACCACCTATGGTGTTTGATACAGTACGCCGTTACTTAGAATATAAAGGATATGATGTGCAGTATGTATCTAACTTTACTGACGTGGATGATAAATTAATTAAGGCGGCAAACGAATTAGGTGAAGATGTGCCAACAATTGCAGATCGTTTTGTTGAAGCTTACTTTGAAGATGTAACGGCACTAGGTTGCAAACATGCAACGGTTCATCCACGTGTAACGGAAAATATGGATATCATTATTGAATTTATTCAAGAACTTGTGAATAAAGGGTATGCATATGAATCAGAAGGTGATGTGTACTTTAAAACGAAAGAATTCGAAGGTTACGGTAAATTATCACATCAACCGATTGCAGACTTACGTCACGGTGCACGTATTGAAGTAGGAGAAAAGAAACAAGACCCTCTTGATTTTGCTTTATGGAAAGCTGCGAAAGAAGGGGAAATCTTCTGGGAAAGCCCTTGGGGGAAAGGACGCCCAGGGTGGCATATTGAATGCTCAGCAATGGCGCGTAAATATTTAGGGGATACAATTGATATTCATGCTGGTGGTCAAGATTTAGCGTTTCCTCATCATGAAAATGAAATTGCGCAGTCTGAGGCGTTGACAGGAAAAACATTTGCACGTTATTGGATGCATAACGGATATATTAATATTAATAACGAGAAGATGTCTAAGTCGCTTGGAAACTTCATTTTAGTTCACGATATCATTAAACAATATGATCCACAGTTAATCAGGTTCTTTATGCTATCGGTACATTACCGTCACCCAATTAACTTTAGCGAGGATTTATTGCAAAGTACTAATAATGGACTAGAAAGAATTAAAACAGCTTACGGTAACTTAAAGCATCGTATGGAAAGTAGTACGGATTTAACGGACCATAATGAAAAATGGTTAGCTGAAATGGAAAAGTTCCAGGTTGCATTCGAAGAAGCGATGGATGATGATTTCAATACGGCTAATGCGATTACTGAATTATATAACGTAGCAAATCACGCAAATCAATATTTGTTAGAAGAACATACTTCTAAAGTTGTAATTGAAGCGTATGTAAAACAACTTGAAACATTATTTAGTATTTTAGGATTAGAATTAGCGCAAGAAGAGTTGCTTGATGAAGAAATTGAAGCACTAATCCAAAAGCGTATTGAAGCTCGTCAAAATCGTGACTTCGCACTATCTGATCAAATTCGCGATGATTTAAAAGGACGTAATATTATTTTAGAAGATACCGCTCAAGGTACAAGATGGAAAAGAGGATAA
- the cysE gene encoding serine O-acetyltransferase yields MFKRLREDIEVVFEQDPAARSYFEVILTYSGLHAVWAHRIAHAFYKRDFFFMARWISQVSRFFTGIEIHPGATIGRRFFIDHGMGVVIGETCEIGENVTIYQGVTLGGTGKEKGKRHPTIQDNVLIATGAKVLGSITIGENSKIGAGSVVLKEVPAHSTVVGIPGRVVIQNGVKIGQELNHSDLPDPIFDKLKVMEVELDKLRKQLEVKVGRKDKNDYSHL; encoded by the coding sequence ATGTTTAAGAGGCTTCGGGAAGATATTGAAGTCGTTTTTGAACAGGATCCAGCGGCAAGAAGTTATTTCGAAGTCATTTTAACTTACTCTGGATTACATGCAGTTTGGGCCCATCGAATTGCACATGCTTTTTATAAAAGGGATTTTTTCTTTATGGCACGTTGGATTTCGCAAGTTAGTCGTTTTTTTACTGGCATTGAGATTCATCCAGGAGCAACTATTGGTCGTCGTTTTTTCATTGATCATGGAATGGGGGTTGTAATTGGAGAAACGTGTGAAATTGGCGAAAACGTAACAATTTATCAAGGTGTCACATTAGGTGGTACAGGTAAAGAAAAAGGAAAGAGGCACCCTACAATTCAGGATAATGTATTAATTGCAACAGGTGCTAAAGTACTAGGATCTATTACTATTGGAGAGAATTCTAAAATTGGAGCAGGATCTGTCGTGTTAAAGGAAGTTCCTGCGCATTCTACAGTTGTAGGTATACCTGGCCGAGTCGTTATTCAAAATGGAGTAAAGATTGGTCAAGAATTAAATCATTCTGATCTTCCGGATCCGATTTTTGATAAATTAAAGGTTATGGAAGTAGAACTTGATAAATTGAGAAAGCAACTCGAAGTAAAGGTAGGAAGGAAGGATAAAAATGACTATTCACATTTATAA
- the gltX gene encoding glutamate--tRNA ligase, translated as MEKQVRVRYAPSPTGHLHIGNARTALFNYLFARHQDGKFIIRIEDTDVKRNVAGGEESQLKYLKWLGMDWDEGVDVGGEFGPYRQTERLDIYKKLYKDLLERDLAYKCYMTEEELEAEREGQIARGETPRYAGNHRDLTEEQIKGFEAEGRIPSIRFRVPADSDYTFKDLVKDEVAFHSNDFGDFVIVKKDGIPTYNFAVAVDDHLMEITHVLRGDDHISNTPKQMMIYEAFGWDIPKFGHMTLIVNESRKKLSKRDESIIQFIEQYKELGYLPEAIFNFIALLGWSPVGEEEVFSQDEFIKMFDAARLSKSPALFDSQKLKWMNNQYMKKQDLDTVVELSLPHLVKAGRVGENLSEQEQAWVRDVIALYHDQMSFGAEIVELSEMFFKDHVDHEEEGQEVLKGEQVPEVLRAFADQLEALEAMEPAAVKAAIKAVQKETGHKGKNLFMPIRVATTGQTHGPELPNAIALLGKEKVLNRIQKVIG; from the coding sequence ATGGAAAAGCAAGTGAGAGTGCGCTATGCGCCAAGTCCAACAGGACACTTACATATCGGAAATGCGCGTACGGCATTATTTAATTATTTATTTGCTCGTCATCAAGATGGTAAGTTTATTATTCGTATTGAAGATACTGATGTGAAACGTAATGTTGCTGGTGGAGAAGAAAGCCAATTAAAATACTTGAAATGGCTCGGTATGGACTGGGATGAAGGTGTTGATGTTGGTGGTGAATTTGGACCATATCGTCAAACAGAGCGTTTAGATATTTATAAAAAATTATATAAAGATTTATTAGAGCGTGATTTAGCTTACAAATGTTATATGACAGAAGAAGAGCTAGAAGCAGAGCGTGAAGGTCAAATCGCTCGTGGTGAAACACCGCGTTATGCAGGAAACCACCGTGATTTAACTGAGGAGCAAATTAAAGGATTTGAGGCTGAAGGCCGTATTCCAAGTATTCGCTTCCGTGTGCCGGCTGATAGCGACTACACGTTTAAAGATCTCGTAAAAGATGAAGTTGCATTCCATTCAAATGATTTTGGTGATTTCGTTATCGTGAAAAAAGATGGAATTCCAACTTATAACTTTGCGGTAGCGGTAGATGATCACTTAATGGAGATTACACACGTACTTCGTGGTGATGATCATATTTCAAACACGCCAAAACAAATGATGATTTATGAAGCTTTCGGTTGGGATATCCCGAAGTTCGGTCATATGACTTTAATTGTAAACGAAAGCCGTAAAAAGCTAAGTAAGCGTGACGAATCTATTATTCAATTTATTGAGCAATATAAAGAGCTTGGATATCTTCCAGAAGCAATCTTTAACTTTATTGCATTACTAGGTTGGTCACCAGTAGGTGAAGAAGAAGTCTTCTCTCAAGATGAGTTTATCAAAATGTTTGATGCAGCTCGTTTATCAAAATCACCTGCATTATTTGATTCCCAAAAACTAAAATGGATGAACAACCAATATATGAAAAAACAAGATTTAGATACGGTTGTTGAACTAAGCTTACCGCATTTAGTGAAGGCGGGTCGCGTAGGTGAAAACTTAAGCGAACAAGAACAAGCGTGGGTTCGTGATGTAATTGCTTTATATCATGACCAAATGAGCTTTGGAGCTGAAATTGTAGAGCTTTCTGAAATGTTCTTTAAAGATCATGTTGATCATGAAGAAGAGGGACAAGAAGTATTGAAAGGTGAACAAGTACCTGAAGTACTTCGTGCATTTGCCGATCAATTAGAAGCTTTAGAAGCAATGGAGCCAGCGGCAGTTAAGGCGGCTATTAAAGCAGTTCAAAAAGAAACAGGACATAAAGGTAAAAACCTATTTATGCCAATCCGTGTTGCTACTACTGGACAAACACATGGTCCAGAGCTTCCTAACGCTATTGCTCTTCTTGGAAAAGAAAAAGTTTTAAATCGTATTCAAAAAGTAATTGGTTAA
- the ispF gene encoding 2-C-methyl-D-erythritol 2,4-cyclodiphosphate synthase gives MFRIGQGFDVHEFAEGRPLIIGGITIPHEKGLIGHSDADVLLHTIADACLGAIAAGDIGKHFPDTDPAFKDADSAVLLQKVWEFVREQGYELGNLDCTIIAQKPKMAPHIESMRKRISELLETSIDNINVKATTTEKLGFTGREEGIASQAVVLLQKK, from the coding sequence ATGTTTCGAATTGGACAAGGTTTTGATGTACATGAATTTGCGGAAGGTAGACCGTTAATTATCGGTGGAATTACAATTCCTCATGAAAAAGGATTAATCGGTCACTCGGATGCAGATGTATTGTTACATACGATTGCTGACGCATGTCTAGGAGCAATTGCAGCAGGAGATATTGGAAAACATTTTCCCGATACAGATCCTGCCTTTAAAGATGCGGATTCAGCTGTATTGTTACAAAAGGTTTGGGAATTTGTGCGTGAACAAGGTTATGAGCTAGGGAACCTAGATTGTACAATTATTGCCCAAAAGCCAAAAATGGCACCGCATATTGAAAGCATGCGTAAACGCATTAGTGAACTATTAGAAACGTCTATTGATAATATTAATGTAAAGGCAACAACAACAGAAAAATTAGGATTTACAGGTAGAGAAGAAGGGATTGCTTCTCAAGCGGTTGTTTTATTACAGAAAAAATAG